A part of Gossypium hirsutum isolate 1008001.06 chromosome A07, Gossypium_hirsutum_v2.1, whole genome shotgun sequence genomic DNA contains:
- the LOC107926626 gene encoding short-chain dehydrogenase TIC 32 B, chloroplastic — protein sequence MCSIYFLLLAILLPCCFEILSLSCSTVMKDTLWYLAGIAGPSGYGSKTTAQQVADNSSSPLHRLTAIITGATSGIGAETARVLAKRGVRVVIPARDIKKAAELKEGIENENPNVEIMLFEIDLSSLASVKRFCTQFLALGLPLNILINNAGIFSQNLEFSEDKIEMTFATNYLGHYLMTEMLMEKMVETAEETGIQGRIINLSSVIHSWVKRDCFSFTQMLNPNNYNATRAYAQSKLANILHAKEVARQLKARNAKVTINAVHPGIVKTGIIRAHKGFITDSLFFIASKLLKSISQGASTSCYVALSPQAQGLSGKYFADCNECNCSALANDELEAQRLWRQTRALIHRRLQYQFPTSS from the exons ATGTGTAGTATATATTTCTTGCTTCTAGCCATACTACTCCCTTGTTGCTTTGAGATTCTAAGCTTAAGCTGCTCCACCGTCATGAAAGATACACTTTGGTACTTAGCAGGCATTGCAGGCCCTAGTGGTTATGGTTCAAAAACTACTGCTCAACAAGTTGCAGACAATTCTTCTTCCCCTCTTCATCGTCTAACTGCCATTATCACCG GAGCGACGTCTGGTATTGGAGCTGAGACGGCAAGGGTATTGGCTAAGAGAGGAGTGAGAGTGGTGATACCAGCGAGAGATATAAAGAAGGCAGCTGAATTGAAGGAAGGGATTGAAAATGAGAATCCAAATGTTGAAATTATGTTGTTTGAGATTGATCTTAGTTCATTGGCTTCTGTCAAGAGATTTTGTACTCAGTTCTTGGCTCTTGGATTACCCCTTAACATCCTCAT AAATAATGCTGGGATATTCTCTCAGAATTTGGAGTTCTCTGAGGACAAAATTGAGATGACATTTGCAACAAATTACTTGG GACATTATTTAATGACAGAAATGTTAATGGAAAAGATGGTAGAAACAGCAGAGGAAACAGGCATCCAAGGAAGAATCATAAACCTGTCTTCAGTAATTCACAGCTGGGTCAAAAGGGACTGTTTCAGCTTCACCCAAATGCTTAACCCCAACAA TTATAATGCTACTCGTGCTTATGCTCAATCCAAACTAGCAAACATATTGCATGCCAAAGAAGTAGCCAGACAGCTAAAG GCAAGAAATGCAAAAGTAACCATCAATGCAGTGCATCCAGGAATTGTAAAGACTGGAATTATCAGAGCACACAAGGGCTTTATTACAG ATTCCCTATTTTTTATCGCTTCAAAGTTGCTCAAGTCTATCTCTCAG GGTGCATCAACTAGCTGCTATGTAGCATTGAGCCCACAAGCACAAGGGTTAAGTGGGAAATACTTTGCAGATTGCAATGAGTGCAATTGCTCAGCCTTAGCCAATGACGAATTGGAGGCTCAAAGATTATGGAGGCAAACTCGAGCTCTCATTCACAGAAGACTGCAATATCAATTCCCTACATCATCTTAG